One window from the genome of Blastocatellia bacterium encodes:
- a CDS encoding Phenylacetic acid catabolic protein, with amino-acid sequence MGVRYTTTRISSRYHDAIVDWQKKNFPELELLLKYWHKYFPGLPPFELVAKVGELRSDTIEVGKYAGCQKLERAREMAGNMFYTARRVIRAQCSTEFGSIEQHRMSLDTAVSDEARFDILRIMAEELRHAYQMFWVLDHDPTWKKPGHGDVAAETIEELLSMRMGSHVLDAFNIEFRDFLDNTVYTAVIDLVGKYQLDMQQVFSYAPMARSMMPMLQEEGFHMGFGRRYLKELAVQATQGTGPYSISDIQRALNKWYPRGLEMFGNEQGGETMVIFGFKTKTNGQAQAEYIAEVQGIVEGTNVAIVRTHHPNMPPDEARTLVREILTSGEVKKGIRPEDLLYLPDRKFFRRRGPQEIILKPYDVRGNLLTEGGRPLTPEQYIRYLQTVLPESYLGSADFRNYVALLTEHQQETPSEMYFG; translated from the coding sequence ATGGGAGTCCGATACACGACGACGCGCATTAGTTCCAGGTACCACGATGCCATCGTTGATTGGCAGAAGAAGAACTTTCCCGAACTCGAACTTCTTTTGAAATACTGGCATAAATATTTCCCCGGGCTACCGCCATTTGAGCTGGTGGCGAAAGTAGGAGAGTTGCGCTCGGACACGATCGAAGTGGGCAAGTATGCAGGCTGCCAGAAGCTCGAGCGGGCCCGCGAGATGGCGGGAAACATGTTCTACACGGCGCGTCGTGTCATTCGTGCTCAATGCTCGACCGAGTTTGGCTCCATTGAGCAGCATCGGATGAGCCTGGACACCGCCGTCAGTGATGAGGCCCGCTTTGACATTTTGCGCATCATGGCCGAGGAATTACGACACGCCTATCAAATGTTTTGGGTCCTCGACCATGACCCGACGTGGAAGAAACCCGGTCACGGCGATGTGGCCGCTGAAACGATTGAGGAGCTTCTCTCGATGCGCATGGGGTCTCATGTGCTCGATGCTTTCAACATCGAATTCCGCGATTTCCTCGACAACACCGTCTATACAGCAGTCATTGATCTGGTCGGAAAGTATCAGCTCGATATGCAACAGGTCTTCAGCTACGCCCCGATGGCGCGGAGCATGATGCCCATGCTTCAGGAAGAAGGTTTTCACATGGGCTTCGGTCGTCGGTATCTGAAGGAGCTGGCCGTGCAGGCCACTCAAGGAACGGGCCCGTACTCAATAAGCGATATTCAGCGTGCCTTGAACAAGTGGTACCCCCGAGGACTGGAGATGTTCGGCAATGAGCAGGGTGGCGAAACGATGGTCATCTTTGGCTTCAAGACCAAGACTAACGGGCAGGCCCAGGCCGAATATATCGCTGAAGTTCAAGGAATCGTCGAGGGAACGAATGTGGCAATCGTTCGGACTCACCACCCCAACATGCCGCCCGATGAGGCCCGAACGCTTGTCCGGGAGATCCTCACCTCTGGGGAGGTTAAAAAGGGAATCCGCCCCGAAGACCTCCTCTATCTGCCGGATCGAAAATTCTTCCGGCGACGCGGTCCTCAGGAAATCATCCTCAAGCCCTACGATGTTCGCGGGAATCTTCTCACCGAAGGAGGTCGGCCCCTGACGCCGGAACAATACATTCGCTACCTGCAAACGGTTCTCCCCGAGAGCTACCTGGGCAGCGCCGATTTCCGGAATTACGTCGCCTTGCTCACGGAGCACCAGCAGGAAACACCGAGCGAGATGTACTTCGGTTAG
- a CDS encoding DUF1761 family protein, translated as MNIGRIILGGIVGGLIINVVEQVVHGILLRERWDEAMRKVTEQAAGMQATILLWIVGFVVGIALAWLYAAIRPRYGAGPKTAIICSIYLWIVSSLLMVVVLIPWNLWPRDLSIIALVVSLVEYIVAGLLAAGYLYREQAPAAAS; from the coding sequence ATGAATATTGGGCGCATTATCCTTGGTGGTATCGTGGGTGGTTTAATCATCAATGTCGTCGAACAGGTCGTCCATGGCATCCTGCTGCGCGAGCGCTGGGACGAAGCCATGAGGAAAGTAACCGAGCAAGCTGCCGGCATGCAGGCCACCATTCTTTTATGGATTGTCGGGTTTGTCGTGGGCATAGCCCTGGCCTGGCTCTATGCTGCCATTCGTCCCCGCTACGGAGCCGGACCGAAGACGGCCATTATCTGCAGCATTTATCTCTGGATCGTCAGCTCGCTTCTAATGGTCGTAGTCCTCATCCCCTGGAACCTCTGGCCGAGAGATCTCAGCATTATCGCGCTTGTTGTGAGCCTTGTCGAATACATCGTCGCGGGACTCCTCGCAGCAGGGTATCTCTATCGAGAACAAGCCCCGGCTGCGGCTTCGTAA
- a CDS encoding DUF1015 domain-containing protein, whose translation MAKIYPFRAWRYNRERVGDLSRVLTQPYDKITPEMQERYYRLSEFNLVRLILGRVHPDDDDESNVYTRARDTLQSWVKDGILVPDPRPALYLYDQRYRVPGTDEVKFRRGFIALGQIEDYEAGVVFRHERTHSAPKEDRLRLLRHTHAHCESIFMLYRDEEEVIERLLQGVRASLPDLSVVDEYGVEHLLWVVSDEALITAVQQAMAAHRLVIADGHHRYETALAYRNERRAEACRSDDTQPYERMPMTFFNIAAGGLTILPTHRLIHRLERFDLPRLLEFLSQHFELASASVGEHSDEVLAALSDDLRRRGRDRIAIGMYPAPGDRFYFLTFRPTGSTETLLNGLSPRERSLDVVILHRVILEGGLGLSPERIALEPPITYLREFPEGIRAVASGNAPICFFLNPTRVEQVWEMALAGEVLPQKSTDFYPKLLSGLTIYRLDSP comes from the coding sequence ATGGCGAAAATTTATCCGTTTCGAGCCTGGCGTTATAACCGCGAGCGGGTTGGCGACCTCTCCCGGGTTTTGACCCAACCCTATGACAAGATCACCCCGGAGATGCAGGAGCGGTATTATCGCCTGAGCGAGTTTAATCTCGTGCGCCTCATTCTCGGTCGCGTGCACCCAGACGATGACGATGAGTCGAACGTATACACTCGGGCGCGAGACACGCTCCAATCCTGGGTGAAGGACGGCATTCTCGTCCCGGACCCCCGTCCTGCGCTCTATCTCTACGATCAACGGTATCGCGTTCCCGGAACCGATGAGGTCAAGTTCCGCCGGGGATTCATCGCCCTCGGACAGATCGAGGATTATGAGGCGGGCGTTGTTTTTCGTCACGAGCGGACGCACAGCGCACCGAAGGAAGATCGGCTGCGCCTGCTCCGGCATACGCATGCGCATTGCGAATCTATCTTCATGCTCTACCGGGATGAAGAGGAAGTGATCGAACGCTTGCTCCAAGGCGTGAGGGCTTCTTTGCCGGACCTCTCCGTTGTGGATGAATATGGTGTCGAGCATCTTCTGTGGGTCGTTAGCGACGAGGCTCTCATCACAGCCGTCCAGCAAGCGATGGCGGCCCACAGGCTCGTCATTGCCGACGGGCACCACCGTTATGAGACAGCTCTCGCCTATCGCAACGAGCGCCGCGCGGAAGCATGCCGCTCGGACGACACACAGCCCTATGAACGGATGCCCATGACCTTCTTCAACATCGCGGCGGGAGGACTGACGATTTTGCCGACCCACCGGCTCATTCACCGGCTGGAACGGTTCGACTTACCGAGGCTCCTGGAATTCCTTTCACAGCATTTCGAGCTGGCCAGCGCTTCTGTCGGCGAGCATAGCGACGAGGTCCTCGCCGCTCTGTCCGATGACCTTCGGCGACGGGGCCGCGACCGCATCGCCATCGGGATGTATCCGGCACCGGGCGATCGGTTTTACTTCCTGACATTCAGGCCGACCGGGTCAACGGAAACACTTCTCAACGGACTCAGTCCCCGTGAGCGGAGTCTGGACGTTGTCATCCTCCATCGAGTGATCCTCGAAGGAGGATTGGGACTTTCGCCTGAAAGGATCGCACTGGAACCACCCATTACGTATCTCCGGGAATTTCCCGAAGGGATTCGAGCAGTCGCCTCCGGCAATGCACCGATCTGTTTCTTTCTCAACCCGACCCGCGTCGAGCAGGTCTGGGAGATGGCCCTCGCCGGAGAAGTTCTGCCGCAGAAGTCAACCGACTTTTATCCCAAGCTTCTTTCCGGCCTCACGATTTATCGGCTGGACTCGCCCTGA
- a CDS encoding aminotransferase class V-fold PLP-dependent enzyme, giving the protein MDPLLAWRKEFPILDTTVYMISHSLGAMPRRAMESLQEYADVWMRRGIRAWEEGWWEMPVTLGDLIGRIIGAGPGEVVMHPNVSTCIAIVLSCFTWTGRRNKIVCESLAFPSTLYLYHAQERLGARVVTVASDDGITLPLERMLAAIDEETQLVCVSHVLYRSSFIQDLETITQRAHEVGAYVLADLYQSVGTVPVDVRRIGLDFATGGSVKWLCGGPGAGYLYVRRDLWSQLEPRVTGWMAHRDPFAFESGPIRYADTAFRFLTGTPHIPALYAARPGYEIINEIGVEAIRAKSMRQTNRLIELADDAGFRVASPRESASRGGTVVLDVPHGQAVTRELIRRNILVDYRPGAGIRLGPHFYTTDDELEWCIREIQTILQTRAYEK; this is encoded by the coding sequence ATGGATCCACTTCTGGCCTGGCGCAAGGAATTCCCCATCCTCGATACAACCGTCTACATGATCAGTCACTCGCTCGGAGCGATGCCCCGACGGGCAATGGAGAGCCTTCAGGAATATGCCGATGTCTGGATGCGACGCGGCATCCGGGCCTGGGAGGAGGGATGGTGGGAGATGCCCGTGACCCTTGGCGATCTCATCGGGCGGATCATCGGGGCCGGACCGGGCGAAGTGGTCATGCATCCGAATGTCTCCACCTGCATCGCCATCGTCCTTTCGTGTTTCACTTGGACGGGCCGCCGCAACAAAATCGTCTGCGAGAGCCTGGCCTTTCCTTCGACGCTCTATCTTTACCACGCCCAGGAGCGCCTCGGAGCACGGGTTGTCACGGTCGCTTCCGATGATGGCATCACCCTGCCGCTCGAACGGATGCTGGCGGCAATTGATGAGGAAACACAACTCGTGTGCGTCTCGCACGTCCTGTATCGAAGTTCGTTCATCCAGGACCTCGAGACGATCACGCAGCGGGCGCATGAGGTGGGCGCGTACGTTCTGGCCGATCTCTACCAATCAGTGGGGACGGTTCCCGTGGACGTACGTCGCATCGGGCTGGATTTCGCCACCGGGGGCTCGGTGAAGTGGCTCTGCGGAGGACCCGGAGCAGGCTATCTCTACGTGCGTCGCGATCTCTGGAGTCAATTGGAGCCTCGCGTGACCGGCTGGATGGCCCACCGGGATCCGTTCGCCTTTGAATCAGGCCCGATCCGGTACGCCGATACGGCCTTTCGCTTCCTCACGGGGACGCCTCACATTCCCGCGCTTTATGCCGCTCGCCCGGGATACGAAATCATCAACGAGATCGGCGTCGAAGCGATCCGCGCGAAATCCATGCGTCAAACCAACCGGCTCATCGAGCTGGCCGATGACGCCGGTTTTCGCGTGGCCTCTCCCCGGGAGAGTGCCTCTCGCGGCGGAACGGTTGTCCTCGATGTTCCTCATGGTCAGGCCGTCACGCGAGAGCTTATCCGCCGGAACATTCTCGTTGATTACCGTCCCGGCGCCGGCATTCGGTTAGGACCTCATTTCTATACAACGGACGATGAGCTGGAGTGGTGCATCCGGGAAATTCAAACGATTCTCCAAACCCGCGCCTATGAAAAATAG
- a CDS encoding acyl-CoA dehydrogenase family protein, with amino-acid sequence MTVTPHPSLKGASFLIEDHPAEVTVTPEDFTEEQQMIARTTEEFMEKEVFPHSEEIEHQNFELTIELLRRAGQLGLLSVEIPETYGGMGLDKVSAMIVSEKIGMHSSFSVTFGGHSGIGTAPIVMFGTPEQKQKYLPKLATAEMISAYALTEPEAGSDALAGKTRADLSPDGRHYVLNGSKMWITNAGFADIFVTFAKIGGEKFSAFIVPRTTPGLIIGNEEKKMGIKGSSTRALTFDNALVPAENLLGEIGKGHKIAFNVLNLGRLKLAAGCVGVGKLALRDAAQYARQRHQFGRPISDFGLIKHKLAEMAIRLWIAESMVYRTAGLIDHALAGIASDDQLQRMKAVEEYAIECAINKVMASEFLHYVVDEAVQIFGGNGYSQEYPVERYYRDARINRIFEGTNEINRLLITEMLARRAQSGHLPLREAVRRVATEGESAAPLSVSDEDPLAAEKLMLTQAKKALLFVAGVALERYAAGLAEEQEVVGALSDMIMEIFAIESGLMRAGKIIARRGHDAAQLQIAGIRTYTTQALMKVEMLAEIALTACSEGSELSRHLTTVRRLLRYVPPDTVAARRRLAHAVVEAGRYPLGE; translated from the coding sequence ATGACAGTAACACCGCATCCGTCGCTCAAAGGTGCCAGCTTTCTCATCGAGGACCATCCGGCCGAGGTCACGGTCACGCCCGAAGATTTCACCGAGGAACAACAGATGATCGCGCGGACAACGGAGGAGTTCATGGAGAAGGAAGTCTTTCCCCATAGCGAGGAAATCGAACATCAGAACTTTGAACTCACCATCGAGCTTCTCCGCCGCGCCGGTCAACTGGGGCTGCTGTCGGTGGAAATCCCGGAGACCTACGGGGGCATGGGCCTGGATAAGGTCAGTGCTATGATCGTCTCGGAAAAAATCGGGATGCACAGTTCCTTCTCCGTGACCTTCGGCGGTCACTCCGGCATCGGGACGGCTCCAATTGTGATGTTCGGCACGCCGGAGCAGAAGCAAAAATATCTCCCCAAATTGGCCACGGCGGAGATGATCTCGGCGTATGCACTGACCGAACCCGAAGCCGGGTCGGACGCGCTGGCCGGAAAGACGCGCGCCGATCTCAGTCCGGACGGTCGCCACTACGTCCTCAACGGGTCGAAGATGTGGATCACCAATGCCGGATTCGCCGACATCTTCGTCACTTTCGCCAAGATCGGAGGAGAAAAATTTTCCGCCTTCATCGTTCCCCGGACGACTCCAGGTCTCATCATCGGCAACGAGGAGAAGAAGATGGGGATTAAGGGGTCTTCGACGCGGGCGCTCACCTTCGACAACGCCCTCGTTCCGGCAGAGAACCTTCTCGGCGAAATCGGCAAAGGCCATAAGATCGCCTTCAATGTCCTCAACCTTGGTCGGCTCAAACTGGCGGCGGGCTGTGTGGGTGTGGGGAAGCTCGCCCTCCGCGATGCTGCCCAGTACGCGCGACAGCGTCATCAGTTCGGTCGTCCGATTTCCGACTTCGGTTTGATCAAGCACAAGCTCGCCGAGATGGCTATCCGGCTATGGATCGCTGAAAGCATGGTCTATCGAACGGCCGGACTCATTGATCATGCCCTGGCCGGAATCGCCTCCGATGATCAACTGCAGCGAATGAAGGCCGTCGAAGAATATGCCATTGAATGCGCCATCAATAAGGTGATGGCCAGCGAATTCCTTCACTACGTCGTGGATGAAGCGGTGCAGATTTTCGGCGGCAACGGGTACAGCCAGGAGTATCCGGTCGAGCGCTATTATCGTGACGCCCGCATCAACCGCATCTTTGAAGGGACGAACGAGATCAACCGCCTGCTCATCACCGAAATGCTCGCCCGTCGGGCTCAGTCCGGACATCTCCCGTTGCGCGAGGCTGTCAGGAGAGTGGCGACAGAAGGCGAATCCGCCGCTCCACTTTCGGTCAGCGATGAAGATCCCCTGGCGGCTGAGAAGCTGATGCTCACCCAGGCCAAGAAGGCCCTGCTCTTCGTTGCCGGAGTCGCCCTGGAGCGATACGCCGCCGGGCTGGCCGAGGAGCAGGAGGTCGTCGGCGCTCTGAGCGATATGATCATGGAAATTTTCGCCATCGAGAGCGGTCTCATGCGCGCCGGAAAAATCATCGCGCGGCGAGGCCATGATGCTGCGCAGCTCCAGATTGCCGGCATCCGGACCTATACCACGCAGGCGCTCATGAAGGTGGAGATGCTGGCCGAGATCGCCCTGACGGCGTGCAGCGAGGGCAGCGAACTGTCCCGTCATCTGACGACAGTGCGTCGCCTCTTGCGATACGTCCCGCCGGACACGGTGGCGGCGCGACGTCGTCTCGCTCACGCGGTCGTGGAGGCCGGTCGCTATCCCCTCGGCGAGTGA
- a CDS encoding acetyl-CoA C-acyltransferase, which produces MREAVIVSAVRTAVGKAFKGTLRHTRPDDMAGAVIAEALRRVPQIQPEEVDDVILGCAMPEAEQGMNVARIAAFRAGLPYTVPAMTVNRFCSSGLQTIALAAERIMAGFADVIIAGGTESMSLVPMGGNKVSPNPTLVDTYPDVYLSMGLTAENLVRKYGISRQEQDEFSLRSHQRAIAAIDSGAFKDEIVPLPVRREKFGDGGKVTVEEIIFDTDEGPRRDTSLEALARLKPAFHAEGTITAGNSSQMSDGAAAVVVMSRQKAEQLGIKPLAVFRAYAVAGVPPEEMGIGPVAAIPKALRLAGLDLSQIDLIELNEAFAAQALSVIKLLELDMNKVNVNGGAIALGHPLGCTGAKLTATLLNEMKRRRARYGMVTMCIGGGMGAAGIFERVD; this is translated from the coding sequence ATGCGTGAGGCCGTCATCGTCAGTGCCGTCCGAACCGCTGTGGGTAAAGCCTTCAAGGGGACGTTGCGCCACACCCGACCGGATGATATGGCCGGAGCCGTCATCGCTGAGGCTCTCCGACGCGTCCCGCAGATTCAGCCGGAGGAAGTTGACGATGTGATTCTCGGCTGCGCCATGCCGGAAGCCGAGCAAGGGATGAACGTCGCACGCATTGCGGCGTTCCGCGCCGGTCTCCCCTATACGGTTCCGGCCATGACGGTCAACCGGTTTTGCTCGTCAGGGCTGCAAACGATCGCGCTCGCGGCCGAGCGCATCATGGCCGGGTTCGCCGATGTGATCATTGCCGGGGGTACGGAGTCCATGAGCCTCGTGCCCATGGGAGGTAATAAAGTCTCTCCCAACCCCACGCTCGTTGACACCTATCCCGACGTTTACCTGAGCATGGGATTGACGGCGGAAAATCTCGTGCGAAAGTACGGAATTTCCCGTCAGGAGCAGGATGAATTTTCCCTCCGCAGCCATCAACGCGCCATCGCAGCGATTGATTCGGGCGCGTTCAAGGATGAGATTGTGCCTCTGCCTGTGCGACGAGAGAAATTCGGGGATGGAGGGAAGGTCACCGTCGAGGAGATCATCTTCGACACCGATGAAGGCCCCCGGCGCGATACGTCGCTCGAAGCCCTGGCCCGACTGAAACCGGCATTTCATGCCGAGGGAACCATCACGGCGGGCAATTCTTCGCAGATGAGCGATGGAGCTGCTGCCGTCGTCGTCATGTCGCGGCAGAAGGCCGAGCAGTTAGGAATAAAGCCCCTTGCGGTCTTTCGCGCCTATGCGGTGGCCGGCGTTCCCCCCGAGGAAATGGGGATCGGACCAGTGGCGGCCATCCCCAAGGCCCTGCGGCTGGCGGGCCTCGACCTGAGTCAGATTGATCTCATTGAACTGAACGAGGCCTTCGCTGCCCAGGCTCTGTCGGTCATCAAGCTGCTCGAACTCGACATGAACAAGGTCAACGTCAATGGGGGAGCCATTGCGCTCGGCCATCCGTTGGGTTGCACGGGAGCAAAACTCACGGCCACGCTCCTCAATGAGATGAAACGCCGGCGGGCGCGCTACGGCATGGTCACCATGTGCATCGGCGGAGGAATGGGCGCTGCCGGGATTTTTGAGCGAGTGGACTGA
- a CDS encoding 3-hydroxyacyl-CoA dehydrogenase/enoyl-CoA hydratase family protein codes for MRPRIERAAVLGAGVMGSQIAAHLANAGTSVVLLDIVPRELTAEEQAQGLTLESPQVRNRIVRQALEQTKKLKPAAFFDESLAELITIGNFEDHLELLKTADWVIEAVVENLDIKKSLYRRIEPYLKPEAIVTTNTSGIPIARLAEGFSPDRRRLFFGTHFFNPPRYMKLLEIIPTAETSPDAVARVADFCDRFLGKGIVYCKDTPNFIANRIGTFSLMCCLRVMLDEGYTIEEVDALTGPLIGHPKTASFRTADLAGIDTLVYVVENLYANVPDDEKRHLFVVPDFIKEMVKRGWLGNKTGQGFYKKDRVTGEILVLDPATLEYRQQRKPKFPSVDMARSIEDTGARLKALLEAKDRAATFIWRTMSETLLYAARRLPEIADDIVQVDRAMTWGFNWDLGPFETWDAIGVAELARRMEAEGQSLPDVIKDVLRTEEKRFYLKRDGRRYFFDYKTGAYREEEERPGVILLASLKERNRVVLKNPGATLIDLGDGVACLEFHTKMNAIGGDTIEMMRSALVRVEREFEGLVIGNQGGNFSAGANIMLMLMAAQEGEWDEIDRMIRAFQTANMSLRYSPKPVVAAPFGLTLGGGCEVVMHADRVCAAAESYIGLVETGVGLIPGGGGTKELLLRWTDRAPKGDSVDLLPFVKPVFETIGRARVSTSALEARQLGFLRPADIIVMNKDRLIDAAKRTVQALVLEGYQPPRPRTDIPVMGEAGYAALKLAIHLAVRAGYITEYDGHVGRKLAWVLSGGDVKSPRLVSEQDLLDLEREAFLSLLGERKTQERLAYMLKEGKPLRN; via the coding sequence ATGCGCCCACGAATCGAACGAGCGGCTGTTCTGGGAGCGGGCGTAATGGGCAGTCAGATCGCCGCTCATCTGGCGAATGCGGGAACCTCTGTGGTGCTCCTGGATATCGTTCCCCGAGAACTCACTGCCGAAGAGCAAGCTCAGGGACTCACGCTCGAAAGCCCCCAGGTGAGGAATCGGATTGTCCGTCAGGCCCTGGAGCAAACGAAGAAACTCAAACCGGCGGCCTTTTTCGATGAGAGTCTGGCGGAGTTGATCACGATTGGAAATTTTGAAGACCATCTGGAGTTGCTGAAGACCGCTGACTGGGTGATCGAAGCGGTGGTGGAGAATCTCGACATCAAGAAATCGCTCTACCGTCGCATCGAACCCTATCTCAAACCGGAGGCAATTGTCACGACGAACACGTCGGGGATTCCTATTGCGCGGCTGGCCGAGGGATTTTCTCCCGATCGGCGGCGACTCTTTTTCGGCACTCATTTCTTCAATCCGCCGCGCTACATGAAGCTTCTGGAGATCATTCCAACGGCGGAGACGTCTCCCGACGCCGTCGCGCGCGTTGCTGACTTCTGCGATCGCTTTCTCGGCAAGGGGATCGTCTACTGCAAGGACACGCCCAATTTCATCGCCAATCGGATCGGCACGTTTTCTCTCATGTGCTGCCTCAGGGTGATGCTGGATGAGGGATACACCATTGAGGAGGTGGATGCCCTCACGGGACCGCTCATCGGGCATCCCAAGACGGCATCCTTTCGCACGGCCGATCTCGCCGGGATAGATACGCTCGTCTACGTCGTGGAAAACCTCTACGCCAATGTCCCCGACGATGAGAAGCGGCACCTCTTTGTCGTGCCCGATTTCATCAAAGAGATGGTGAAGCGAGGCTGGCTCGGCAACAAAACCGGCCAGGGATTCTACAAAAAAGACCGCGTCACGGGCGAGATCCTCGTCCTCGATCCGGCGACGCTGGAATACCGACAGCAACGGAAGCCGAAGTTTCCTTCGGTGGACATGGCCCGTTCAATTGAGGATACCGGAGCGCGGCTGAAAGCGCTGCTGGAGGCGAAAGATCGGGCGGCCACCTTCATCTGGCGAACGATGAGCGAGACGCTTCTGTACGCGGCTCGTCGTCTGCCGGAAATCGCCGATGACATCGTTCAGGTGGATCGGGCCATGACCTGGGGGTTCAACTGGGACCTCGGCCCGTTCGAGACCTGGGATGCCATCGGAGTGGCTGAGCTGGCCAGGCGGATGGAGGCCGAGGGACAGTCCCTTCCCGATGTCATCAAGGACGTCCTCCGGACCGAGGAGAAGAGGTTCTATCTCAAACGCGACGGACGCCGCTATTTCTTCGACTACAAGACCGGAGCCTATCGGGAGGAAGAAGAGCGGCCGGGCGTTATTCTCCTGGCCTCGCTCAAAGAGCGAAATCGCGTCGTACTGAAAAATCCCGGAGCCACGCTCATTGATCTGGGCGACGGCGTCGCCTGCCTGGAGTTTCACACCAAGATGAATGCCATCGGCGGCGATACGATTGAGATGATGAGGTCGGCGCTGGTGAGAGTCGAGCGCGAGTTCGAGGGCCTGGTCATCGGCAATCAGGGAGGGAATTTCTCCGCCGGAGCCAACATCATGCTCATGCTCATGGCCGCTCAGGAGGGTGAATGGGATGAGATTGATCGCATGATTCGGGCCTTTCAAACGGCCAATATGTCGCTGCGCTATTCGCCCAAGCCGGTAGTCGCCGCTCCTTTCGGGCTGACGCTCGGCGGAGGATGCGAAGTCGTCATGCATGCCGATCGCGTTTGTGCTGCCGCCGAATCCTACATCGGTCTGGTGGAAACGGGCGTCGGCCTCATCCCCGGTGGAGGCGGAACGAAAGAGCTGCTTCTGCGCTGGACGGATCGCGCTCCGAAGGGCGATTCCGTTGATCTTCTCCCCTTCGTCAAGCCGGTCTTTGAGACGATCGGTCGCGCCAGGGTCTCGACGAGTGCCCTGGAAGCCCGGCAGCTTGGCTTTCTCCGTCCGGCCGACATCATCGTGATGAACAAAGATCGGCTCATTGATGCCGCCAAACGAACGGTTCAGGCGCTCGTGCTCGAAGGTTACCAGCCGCCCCGACCACGCACCGACATTCCGGTGATGGGCGAAGCCGGTTATGCCGCGCTCAAGCTGGCCATTCATCTGGCCGTCCGCGCCGGATACATCACTGAATATGATGGACACGTCGGGCGCAAACTGGCCTGGGTTCTTTCTGGCGGTGATGTCAAAAGTCCGCGCTTGGTGTCCGAACAGGACCTGCTCGATCTGGAACGCGAAGCCTTTCTCTCCCTTCTTGGCGAGCGAAAAACGCAGGAGCGGCTCGCCTACATGCTCAAGGAGGGAAAGCCGCTGAGGAATTGA